A stretch of Aphelocoma coerulescens isolate FSJ_1873_10779 chromosome 1A, UR_Acoe_1.0, whole genome shotgun sequence DNA encodes these proteins:
- the LOC138104797 gene encoding inositol 1,4,5-trisphosphate receptor-interacting protein-like 1, with amino-acid sequence MPGDNTAEGNEEEPGNVTGGVEDLDEVNEGENKDVKVEPDKDAGREDGDGNEEKTDDAYMKAGNSDDVNKGVYEVDGKEEKADVKVQGSSDASEQQSSDWMGQEDNSDGGKAIDHSGFAATEEKTTHLGNEETSAANRDEKQGDANANGEKNEDAKEGEQGNVAASEKEGSAGKGKGSRGGIEEEEDARDAGNKRGILLVDRIQCPVEDVEKGRSVAAELMESFTRVFIDSVSNSFYPVPQEAIGVGSAFEGWSPREQDGVYCVLVPLNPPPGHAFHLELNSAGQMAARTFCVRVELVCTCEREQLGEKLLCFLHHSQEELRRKQKPSLLETLCTGSYLDVEKTSHWFYQLVRCSWLHLPQSYSWHLVFQPCSRSCQFRLSKGKKSLVVKMLFGVRHGDSDIFAVSQPTEAQTGSSSIFVSSHPAEADSIASTAWPETYAVAEAKFFQHVARQVPCESLHLKCLQLFTCILRGTGFSSSTWKTVVMHVLTTVPLSQWRRREFARRLWDIMAYLRRCLQLKRLEHFVLGNQRLPAEISLPPAMRAVEPLNLFEHLAQDPAAHAEAMRAYGQLRFRLWMLLSGH; translated from the coding sequence ATGCCAGGAGACAATACTGCCgaaggaaatgaagaagaacCTGGCAATGTTACTGGAGGTGTGGAAGACCTAGATGAagtaaatgaaggagaaaacaaggatgtgAAGGTGGAGCCAGACAAGGATGCTGGAAGGGAAGACggagatggaaatgaagaaaaaaccgaTGATGCGTATATGAAGGCAGGCAACAGTGATGATGTAAATAAAGGAGTATACGAGGtagatggaaaggaagaaaaagcagatgtgaAGGTGCAGGGAAGCAGTGATGCCAGTGAACAACAAAGCAGTGATTGGATGGGGCAGGAAGACAACAGTGATGGTGGGAAGGCAATAGACCACAGTGGGTTTGctgcaactgaagaaaaaaccacTCACCTTGGAAATGAAGAGACCAGTGCTGCAAACAGAGATGAGAAGCAGGGTGATGCAAATGCGAATGGAGAGAAGAATGAAGATGCAAAAGAAGGAGAACAAGGTAATGTGGctgccagtgaaaaagaaggcagtgctggcaagggcaaaggcagccgtggtggaattgaagaggaagaagacgCCCGTGACGCTGGGAATAAGCGAGGGATCCTTTTAGTGGATCGCATACAGTGTCCCGTCGAGGACGTGGAGAAAGGTCGCTCAGTGGCAGCTGAGCTGATGGAGAGCTTCACGCGTGTCTTTATTGACAGCGTGAGCAATAGTTTCTACCCGGTGCCTCAAGAAGCCAtcggggtgggcagtgcctttgAGGGTTGGAGTCCCCGTGAGCAGGATGGGGTGTACTGCGTGCTGGTCCCACTGAATCCCCCACCGGGACACGccttccacctggagctgaacagtgcagggcagatggcagcaaggaccttctgcgtccgtgtggagctggtgtgcacgtgcgagagggagcagctgggcgagaagctgttgtgcttcctgcaccactcgcaggaggagctgcggcggaagcagaagcccagcctCCTAGAGACACTCTGCACCGGCTCCTACCTGGACGTGGAGAAAACCTCCCACTGGTTCTACCAGCTGGTGAGATGCTCgtggctgcatttgcctcagtCGTACTCATGGCACTTggtgtttcagccctgcagccggTCCTGCCAATTCCGGCTGAGCAAAGGCAAGAAGAGCCTGGTGGTGAAGATGTTGTTTGGGGTGCGCCACGGGGACTCCGACATCTTTGCGGTcagccagcccacagaggcCCAGACAGGCAGCTCCAGCATCTTTGTGAGCAGCCATCCCGCCGAGGCCGACTCCATCGCAAGCACAGCGTGGCCTGAGACAtacgctgtggcagaggcaaaaTTCTTCCAGCACGTCGccaggcaggtgccgtgtgagagcttgcacctgaaatgcctgcagctcttcacctgCATCCTGAGGGGCACAGGTTTTTCCAGCTCGACCTGGAAGACTGTGGTCATGCACGTGCTGACCACCGTACCGCTGTCCCAGTGGCGCAGGAGGGAATTTGCACGGCGGCTGTGGGACATCATGGCATACCTGCGCCGCTGCCTGCAGTTGAAACGCCTGGAGCACTTTGTCCTAGGCAACCAGAGGCTTCCTGCAGAGATCAGCTTGCCGCCGGCAATGCGAGCGGTCGAGCCGCTCAACCTCTTTGAGCACCTGGCCCAAGATCCGGCCGCCCACGCAGAGGCGATGCGAGCTTACGGTCAGCTGCGATTTCGCCTCTGGATGCTGCTCTCCGGCCACTGA
- the LOC138104433 gene encoding semaphorin-3D-like isoform X2, producing the protein MRALQVPRACSPLSLVMLFLPVTGMSKQNIPRLKLSYKDLLLSNSCIPFLGSTEGLDFRTLLPDEERGRLLVGAKDHIFLLNLVDVNKNVKKIYWPAAKEKVELCKLAGKDAHTECANFIRVLQPYDWTHVYVCGTGAFHPLCGYIELGTHKEEMVFRLDTQNLESGRLKCRSIPSSRLLQCWQK; encoded by the exons ATGAGAGCTTTGCAAGTGCCACGTGCCTGCAGCCCGCTGTCTTTAGTGATGCTGTTCCTTCCAGTCACTGGAATGTCAAAACAAAATATCCCAAGACTGAAGCTTTCCTATAAAG ACTTGCTGCTTTCAAACAGCTGCATCCCATTCCTGGGCTCAACAGAGGGGCTTGATTTTCGAACCTTGCTGCCGGATGAGGAGAGGGGCCGGCTACTAGTCGGGGCAAAGGACCACATCTTCCTGCTCAACTTGGTCGAtgtaaacaaaaatgtaaaaaag ATTTACTGGcctgcagcaaaagaaaaggtaGAATTATGCAAATTAGCTGGGAAAGATGCCCAT acagaGTGTGCCAATTTTATCCGAGTTCTTCAGCCGTACGACTGGACCCATGTTTATGTCTGTGGCACAGGAGCGTTTCACCCTCTCTGTGGATACATTGAGCTTGGAACTCACAAAGAG GAAATGGTATTCCGTTTGGATACCCAGAACCTGGAGTCTGGCAGGTTGAAATGCCGTTCGATCCCCAGCAGCCGTTTGCTTCAGTGCTGGCAG AAATAG
- the LOC138104433 gene encoding semaphorin-3D-like isoform X1, which yields MRALQVPRACSPLSLVMLFLPVTGMSKQNIPRLKLSYKDLLLSNSCIPFLGSTEGLDFRTLLPDEERGRLLVGAKDHIFLLNLVDVNKNVKKIYWPAAKEKVELCKLAGKDAHTECANFIRVLQPYDWTHVYVCGTGAFHPLCGYIELGTHKEEMVFRLDTQNLESGRLKCRSIPSSRLLQCWQVRSHQSRVLPSDLRWLRMRARGLSRCHRWSSSGAGRVSSAGLCSQSWGSLQAADSTELEGQPCKQKH from the exons ATGAGAGCTTTGCAAGTGCCACGTGCCTGCAGCCCGCTGTCTTTAGTGATGCTGTTCCTTCCAGTCACTGGAATGTCAAAACAAAATATCCCAAGACTGAAGCTTTCCTATAAAG ACTTGCTGCTTTCAAACAGCTGCATCCCATTCCTGGGCTCAACAGAGGGGCTTGATTTTCGAACCTTGCTGCCGGATGAGGAGAGGGGCCGGCTACTAGTCGGGGCAAAGGACCACATCTTCCTGCTCAACTTGGTCGAtgtaaacaaaaatgtaaaaaag ATTTACTGGcctgcagcaaaagaaaaggtaGAATTATGCAAATTAGCTGGGAAAGATGCCCAT acagaGTGTGCCAATTTTATCCGAGTTCTTCAGCCGTACGACTGGACCCATGTTTATGTCTGTGGCACAGGAGCGTTTCACCCTCTCTGTGGATACATTGAGCTTGGAACTCACAAAGAG GAAATGGTATTCCGTTTGGATACCCAGAACCTGGAGTCTGGCAGGTTGAAATGCCGTTCGATCCCCAGCAGCCGTTTGCTTCAGTGCTGGCAGGTAAGGAGCCACCAGAGCCGGGTGCTTCCCTCGGACCTGCGATGGCTCAGGATGCGAGCCCGGGGGCTCAGCAGATGTCACCGCTGGAGCTCCTCTGGCGCTGGTCGTGTTTCCAGTGCTGGTCTGTGCTCTCAGAGCTGGGGAAGCCTTCAGGCTGcagacagcacagagctggaaggGCAGCCGTGCAAACAGAAGCATTAG